The following proteins come from a genomic window of Azospirillum humicireducens:
- a CDS encoding ATP-grasp domain-containing protein has product MILVAALSGRAIAQAVARTGAMAATLDLFGDADVPVPARRVAGDPVAGFDGEALIASARALAPGGSGLVVGSGFEQAPGLLDALVRAGPYHLLGNGAEVVRAVKDPAGFAARLANLGLEELGITHPETRTEGPEDAVSGEWLIRRTGAAGGWHIVPWTGGPLSDGHHLQRRAAGSAVSVAFVADRSGRCETVAISRQWADPADDAPFRYGGAVLPAALPQALADQLSEAARRVAAAFGLVGLNSLDLLVDGDSATVLEVNPRPGATLDLLERHRLGGVMRAHLDAAAGRSWSLGAPRPGVIAGAVAYAASALTVPDAVAWAPWCADLPRAGSVMEAGQPLCSVTAWGGDEEEARRRLSRRIENIVADFTRRSRLLEKTADVLASLQC; this is encoded by the coding sequence GTGATCCTGGTCGCCGCCCTGTCGGGACGTGCCATCGCCCAAGCGGTCGCGCGGACCGGAGCCATGGCGGCGACGCTGGATCTGTTCGGCGACGCCGATGTGCCGGTCCCTGCCCGCCGGGTGGCGGGCGATCCCGTCGCCGGCTTCGACGGGGAGGCGTTGATCGCGTCGGCGCGTGCGTTGGCTCCAGGCGGCAGCGGTCTGGTCGTGGGATCGGGATTCGAGCAGGCGCCCGGCCTGTTGGACGCCCTGGTGCGGGCAGGTCCCTACCATCTGCTCGGCAACGGGGCGGAGGTGGTGCGCGCCGTCAAGGATCCGGCCGGCTTCGCCGCGCGGCTGGCGAATCTGGGGCTGGAGGAGTTGGGCATAACCCATCCGGAAACGCGGACTGAGGGTCCCGAGGACGCGGTTTCGGGCGAGTGGCTGATCAGGCGGACGGGAGCGGCCGGGGGCTGGCACATCGTGCCCTGGACCGGCGGTCCGCTGTCGGATGGCCATCACCTGCAACGGCGGGCGGCGGGCAGCGCGGTCTCCGTCGCCTTCGTCGCCGACCGTTCCGGCCGGTGCGAGACCGTGGCCATCAGCCGGCAATGGGCCGACCCGGCGGACGATGCGCCGTTCCGCTATGGCGGGGCGGTCCTGCCGGCGGCGCTGCCGCAGGCGCTGGCCGACCAGCTGTCGGAAGCGGCGCGGCGCGTGGCGGCGGCCTTCGGGCTGGTCGGGCTGAACAGTCTGGACCTTCTGGTCGACGGAGACTCGGCGACGGTTCTGGAGGTCAACCCGCGTCCGGGTGCCACGCTCGACCTGCTCGAACGCCACCGGCTGGGCGGGGTGATGCGCGCCCATCTCGACGCGGCGGCGGGACGCAGCTGGAGCCTGGGGGCACCGCGCCCTGGCGTCATCGCCGGTGCGGTTGCCTACGCCGCCTCGGCGCTGACGGTGCCGGACGCCGTCGCCTGGGCTCCCTGGTGCGCCGACCTGCCCCGTGCCGGCAGCGTCATGGAGGCCGGACAGCCGCTGTGCAGCGTCACCGCCTGGGGCGGGGACGAGGAGGAGGCGAGGCGCCGCCTGTCCCGCCGTATCGAAAACATCGTCGCGGACTTCACGCGCCGGTCCCGTCTTTTGGAGAAAACCGCCGATGTCCTCGCTTCCCTTCAGTGTTAA
- a CDS encoding NAD(P)-dependent methylenetetrahydromethanopterin dehydrogenase — MEKPYIIHAITPVKAVSPFDINMACDAGYGVVVPYTNVETGEVPGLVQDMIFSRAPGDAKRTGLFIAGRDILKALDMLEAARGAMVPPFEISVFADPSGAYTTAAAMIAKVEAQLEKAGMGLAGARVAVFGGKGPVGGVAAVLAARAGASVRLVGHDGAASVAERADSYRQRFGVTLGAVDGSTDAHKAAILVETDVVLAVARAGVQVLSRAQIAAAPSVRVVADVNAVPPAGVEGVDAFSDGAAIEGTHAVGIGALAIGNVKFKTQHGLFKAMREAAKPVYLAFDDAFALARAQCRKAA, encoded by the coding sequence ATGGAAAAGCCCTATATCATTCACGCTATTACTCCAGTAAAGGCGGTCAGTCCATTCGATATCAACATGGCATGCGATGCCGGATATGGCGTTGTGGTTCCATATACCAATGTCGAGACTGGAGAAGTGCCGGGTCTTGTCCAGGACATGATTTTTTCCCGCGCGCCGGGCGACGCCAAGCGGACGGGTCTGTTCATTGCCGGCCGCGACATTCTGAAGGCACTGGACATGCTGGAGGCGGCGCGCGGCGCCATGGTGCCGCCGTTCGAAATCTCGGTCTTCGCCGACCCGTCGGGAGCCTATACCACCGCCGCGGCGATGATCGCCAAGGTCGAGGCCCAGCTCGAAAAGGCCGGCATGGGGCTGGCCGGGGCCAGGGTCGCGGTGTTCGGCGGCAAGGGACCGGTGGGCGGTGTCGCGGCGGTGCTGGCGGCGCGCGCTGGAGCGTCGGTGCGGCTGGTCGGCCATGACGGCGCCGCGTCCGTCGCCGAGCGTGCGGACTCCTACCGTCAGCGCTTCGGCGTAACGCTGGGCGCGGTGGACGGGTCGACCGACGCGCACAAGGCCGCCATCCTGGTGGAGACCGACGTGGTGCTGGCCGTCGCCCGTGCCGGCGTGCAGGTGCTGAGCCGCGCGCAGATCGCCGCCGCCCCCTCGGTCAGGGTTGTGGCAGACGTGAACGCCGTGCCGCCGGCCGGGGTGGAAGGCGTCGACGCCTTCAGCGATGGCGCTGCCATCGAGGGGACCCATGCGGTCGGCATCGGTGCGCTCGCCATCGGGAACGTGAAGTTCAAGACCCAGCATGGCCTGTTCAAGGCGATGCGCGAGGCGGCGAAGCCGGTCTATCTGGCCTTCGACGACGCCTTCGCCCTGGCCCGCGCCCAATGCCGGAAAGCGGCGTGA
- a CDS encoding beta-ribofuranosylaminobenzene 5'-phosphate synthase family protein: MICGEQRKTVDAVRVEVPARLHLGFLDMEGGLGRRFGSLGLTLDGLGTELTLARGDSAGDGPDHKADRARGYLDRLCDALALKDRYSLRFGRTIPSHSGLGSGTQLALAVGAALSAMTGRPLPPRRVASLLDRGARSGIGVGAFEQGGVILDGGKGALDEPPPVISRMALPEAWRMLLVFDDANRGLSGTAETVAFRDLPPFPADKAAYLCRLALMVGLPALAEEDAVRFGAAVTELQSVVGDHFAPAQGGRFSSPDVAEVLRWLPLAGAAGVGQSSWGPTGFAIFGDAGSAERAAEDAQARWRTRTNLRFVVCRGRNHGAVVETMSGRGAVASGYETVAKKTA, translated from the coding sequence CCCGCCCGGCTGCATCTTGGATTCCTCGACATGGAAGGCGGATTGGGCCGCCGTTTCGGCAGCCTGGGCCTGACGCTCGACGGGCTGGGAACGGAACTGACGCTGGCACGAGGCGACTCGGCGGGCGACGGTCCGGACCACAAGGCCGACCGTGCGAGGGGATATCTCGATCGGCTGTGCGATGCTCTGGCTCTGAAGGACCGGTATTCCCTGCGCTTCGGCCGGACGATTCCCTCCCATTCCGGGCTGGGGTCGGGAACCCAGCTGGCCTTGGCTGTCGGCGCTGCCCTGTCGGCGATGACCGGCCGCCCGCTGCCGCCGCGCCGGGTCGCCAGCCTGCTCGACCGCGGGGCGCGGTCGGGGATCGGCGTCGGTGCCTTCGAACAGGGCGGCGTCATCCTGGATGGCGGCAAGGGCGCTCTGGACGAGCCGCCGCCCGTCATCAGCCGAATGGCCCTGCCGGAGGCGTGGCGGATGCTGCTGGTGTTCGACGATGCCAACCGTGGCCTGTCCGGCACGGCCGAAACCGTCGCCTTCCGCGATCTGCCGCCCTTCCCGGCGGACAAGGCGGCCTATCTGTGCCGGCTGGCGCTGATGGTCGGGCTGCCCGCGCTGGCGGAGGAGGACGCGGTTCGCTTCGGTGCCGCGGTGACGGAATTGCAGAGCGTGGTCGGCGACCATTTCGCTCCGGCACAAGGTGGGCGCTTCAGCAGCCCGGATGTGGCCGAGGTGTTGCGATGGCTGCCGTTGGCCGGCGCTGCTGGAGTCGGACAGAGCTCCTGGGGACCGACCGGATTCGCGATCTTCGGCGATGCCGGATCGGCGGAGCGTGCCGCGGAGGACGCGCAGGCGCGCTGGCGGACACGGACCAATCTGCGCTTCGTCGTCTGCCGGGGGCGGAACCATGGCGCGGTGGTGGAGACCATGTCCGGACGCGGAGCGGTCGCTTCCGGATATGAAACAGTCGCAAAAAAGACAGCGTGA